TGAGAGATGGCAACAAACCATGGCTTCTTATTATCATGTAAAAAGCCTTCCATACAGTACTAAGAATTGCAAACCCTCTCTTTTCACTAAAAGATACACACACGCCTGCTCGcgtacagacacacaaacacactctcaCATAGATGCATGTCGTTGCACAATTTGCATCTGAATGCCAACTTTTGTTGGTAAATTCAAGGGTCCTCTGAGATTTTCACATTCTGTTCAGAGCCGGCTGGGCCAGTGGGAACGAAGTCACACATCAGCAAAGGCCTGCCAGCCTCAATTATGACCAAAGGGATTGGCTTGATAATGTTTCAGGAGGCCACATTCAGCACGGGATGTGTCCTTTTAAACTTTCCTGGCCacttccttttgtgtttttctttacaaagaaATGCAAATTCCTCTGTCAACTTTGAAGCAGATGAGATACGGAGGTTTTCGGCTTCTGCATTCTATTTCATTCTGTCCTCTCCTTTATTGGAAGCCTCTAGTTTTCATGTTCCAGAAGAATTCATCTGCAGTGGAACTGGTTCTCTGCAGGCTTTGTGGCAAGGgttgtatgtttgttttctcatcctttttgcttctcttcttctgttttttcttcttcaatgtgGTAAAGAATCCAGGAGTGTGTCTTTAAGCTTGTGGGCTCTTGGCTCCATATTTCATATGCATTATGAGCTGGTGGTGATTAAACTGCAAGTATGCTATGACTCACCCTGCTTTAATATgtaatatttgccttttttctcaGTTCTCTCTTATATTCCGTCAGTGTTTTGCGCAATCTCAGGGGATTGCATATTGAATGAATCAGACTTGATGCCTGTTTTGAAGCCCAAGGTATTTTATTTATAGGGGGAAAAGTACATTAACGCCTCTGAAAAGTCTGCATGATTTATCAACTCCTCTTTCAGCTTCTCCGCTGCCTCACTTGAACTGTGATACGGAGCAGCACAGATGCGAGTTTCCTGAGCAGTGTAAATCATCTGCGTGTTTTCATCCTTCACGCTTGCCATGGCCTCACCATCATGCCCGAGCTGTAACATGGACGGCCCTGTTGTTGCTACATTTAGTATTCACTCCTATCAATAAAagatcttcttccactttcggcttctcccatcaggggtcgccacagcgaacaagtcgcatggtaaatttggcaatgttttacgccggatgcccttcctgacgcaaccttctcaaaccgggcttggaaccggcagaggtagagaagggaacagggagcagcccggagtcgaacccgggtttcacggacggaaagcgccgcaaaccagcacgagctaaactggctccctccTATCAATAAAAGATGGGCATCATTAAGTTTTCATCAGGTGATGCTGTGCTGCCGTCTCTCAGAGCCTTTTTACAATCGTATGACTGAACAACAAAACTTTCCCTCTGTGTTCTTACTTCCAGACATCACTTGGCATTAGTATAACCTCAGATGATCCTTGTTCTTTCAGCTTGCTTTTAGAGGCTTATTTCCTCTGATCTCATATTCCGATAGCTCACTCCCACGGTCTTCCACACCTAATCCCCTGGCTTTTAATGAGTTTTGCAGAGAGATATATATTTACTTGTTTTTCCCTCTGCTTCTGTCTAAATGTCTTCAGATTGTCTCTTTGGGCTGAGTCAGCattgttgtttccctttcgtGCAAACACCTGATGTGAGCAAAGAATGTAACTCTGAATCCTTAATTTTCATGAAGATTATGAGCCACACTACAAGGTGAAAGCATGCAAAACATCCATCTGGTCAGGTTTTTGGAGGCTGAGATGCTAAATATCGCCTAAACAGGTGTGCACCTCAGCATTCCCACTCCCGCACATCAACATTGTCACAGAATCACAAATCCACCTTTTGGTTTCATCCAGCCTCTGCCACCCAGAGAGATAAACATTGTGTGcagataaaaggcagagagaaaCAGCAAGCTGGGAAGAAAGAACAGTTTGTGTCAGTTAGAGCTGATAAAAGCCTAAAAATCCAATTAGCCCTCAGTGTCGAGTGGGGGGGTTAGAGACGGGTGCTTCATGGGAATTGTGTCAAGCAGAATGGGCAGAATGGCAAAAACACAGCATTTTTACTCCTATTTATTGATAGACCAGCATGAAAACAATCAGAACTGCTTTCTTCCGAGACAAAACTATATTTAGAAATCGTCACGGTTGGGTTACGCCCACATCTGATTTTCAATAAACAAAAGCCAATTCTGTACACTCAGCATGCCTGTCGGAAAAGGAGCACATGCTTGAAGAGGATTTCCATTTTCACACAAAATTGATATCAATTTTATAGTAATttcttaaaatttatttttgactttAAATTTGAGATGAGAATAAACatcaaatatacatttatttttctgtttaaaaaaaatatatattttattttaccagaCATGAAAGAACAACTTAGACAGGCAGAATGAGAATATGAAAAGATATGAATCAAACAGCACAGTGTTGCAGCTCAAAGCTCATGGGTTCCTAAAGGGTAGAACCACAGATCTGGGAAAGAGAAATCACAGCAAATGAACTccattcattttatatttttatgcccAATTCGTGTAAATATGCATTggatttgtatgtgtgtgtaagtgtgaaTTTCTGTGCAAAGAGTGTGGTATGCTTGAGTTAGTGTTTCTGTGATGGAGGGAAACTTAAACAACAAAGACTTGGACAACACCACAGAGAAGGAAATCATGTTAAATTCAAGAGATTTATAGTCATCATTAAACtcaatgaaatgttttctgaagaattttgatttaaatacatttaaaatgaataattaaataaatacaataacagGCTGGAGGAAAAAGCAGTTGGAGGGAATTCTAGTGTTAGAAAGTTGTCAGTGACTGTCGGTCAGCTGTTTGTTTTAGATTTAATGCGCCTGAGCGTTTTTCCCAGTGATAGTTGTGTATTACCCAGGTGGGAGCAACCTTTTGCCATTCTTGCAACCTTTATCTGCATTCTGGCTGAATAAACCCAGTCTAGATCCAGTTGGTGACCTCTCATAATCCTCTGTGCCGTCGTATCTACTAAACATTAGATTTACTGCTCAGATTTGAGTCGTATTTGTGCACAGACAATGTTTCTTGTGTGattctaaaagctttttttgttaaaattgtgCAGAAATCCCAACAGACTCGGGcaatcttcttttttattgtctttatatTCTACCATGGACTGAATTGGTCTTATACTGTATTTCTTGCAGGCCTGCAGTCAAACAAACAATAAGTCCCTTGACATTTTTCAGGACAAAGTAGAAAGAAGCTGCAGCTTGTTGATGGAGTATGTGATTGTGGTCACTGAGGTGTGTCACTGTTGTGATTCCGTGTCATGATACATTATACACAACTTCAGAAAGTCTGGCTTATCTCCCAAAAAACGGTCAGATGAAATCccagaacattaaaaacaaagtccATTTTGATGTAAAAGCGATTTTGAAGCAAGAAACGTGTTATATAAACTAGTTTTCATATGAGCTTTTAGATAAAGGTGAAATATTAATGTATACTTCTATAACTGGAATTGCTTTTCAAGCTGTACTGCAATGAGTTCAAGTGGAATTTATATTAAAACAGGGTTTTAATgatatttattaatataaatgtGTACATTTATTAATGATACATATAATAACAATGTAAATGAAAGTTTAAAGCACACAGTACATGAAGACACAGAATTTAGTAAGTTTAGGAAATGTAATAAGATACTATaggagaaagatggatggatggatggatggatggatggatggatggatggatggatggatggatggatggatggatggatggatggatggatggatggatggatggatggatggatggatggatggatggatggatggatggatggatggatgataagtTTCTGGAGTCTATTGGCTTTGTTAGTTTCCTATTCATTTACCATCCTGATAATGTCTGTTCTCTTTTTCAGTCTTTATTGGCAGTTATTTCCGGTTCTGTTTTCTGGTTAATCCTTCAAATTAGTtaaatttctaatttttttgtttaaagacccgctcagatgaaaattgtgtttcttgtAACACTTTTCTTTGGATGATTTAGgagatatataaagaaaactaagattaaaatttcatttcactCCCGGTCCCGTTCCGGACCTCCAGTACCGGCTAATGATGTCATGGCGCCGTGCTGTTGTCTGCAACCAGGCCCTCTTGGGTACTCTTGTCACACTCTCCCTGCTCTGAGTTCTCAGCAATGGGAGTGGTTGGTGGGGGGCAGGTTTTACCATCTCACCAGTgccacccacaacttagaggggaatttctaatgcactactgctgctcttcagGAAATATGTCAAAGGTTTTTAGATGTTGGCCTTAAgctgcataatcatgattaaaagacgactgggaacactttgaaaatagcttaaaagatgatcagagtttcAAATCCTCTTCGCACTGTAGTTTTATTAATATTGCTAACTTCCAGTTGATCTTGAAAGAGTCAACCAACAGTGATACAGGCTTCTTCCTCACTTCTCATATTTGACATTCTTTAGTTTTACACCTTTACCTTATGTCatggtagattttttttctctagttTCCACAGCAGGCCGTCATagctgacccccccaccccccctgaaTGTGTATCGGATCCTATCAGTCCATTACCTgataatcctgtttttttttttaactgcttcGACATGTTCAGTGAGCCCAGTTTTTAGCCATCTGGATGCAGAGCTCTGTAGGGTCGCCGTCTTTGTGAAAGCTCACCTAGAAAATGAAGTGCACAAAGGCTTgaaggactttttttctttgtcaaacgACCCAAATAGGACTGTAGCTAAAGGGTGAAGCTGTAAAAAGGTAGCCTGAAAAACAGAATCAATCTGTTTCAGATGTCATTGTTACTTCACTCTAGTCACAACAGAGCAGGATGGAGGAGCCCAACACAAATTGTTggattttattgtcatttagGCAGAGAAAACCCAGGGGGCAGTTTAAATTAATGATAGTGTGCTAAAGCCATTATTCAGTTTCTCAGAAAAACCTAATGAGTAACTTGgatttttagcattttgtcATTTACTGAACAATAATAACCAATGAGACTGGCTTTCATGATTGTTCAAAACTACTCTTTGATGAGCTTCTCTGTTAAAACTtaagacattttgttttgcatttaattgcagcttttttctgtaaatagaTCAGAAATGGCAGCACAGACATGCcaataaaacttaaaacacaattgaatttattaaagtttaaagATATGTTTTCCTCATTGTTTAAgagaaaatgtaatatttgcGTGCACTTCTCTGGAGTCTATACTGTCACTCTGTGCCATCCTGGTGCACACCTTGTGTTAACTTGGTGTAATTTAGAGCCAgcttttcttttgacttttctCCTGACATGCTCACCCTGCTCGTTAAACTTTGTCTCCATCTTCCTTGTCTAACCCTGTCTCCTTCACCTCTGCCcttcactcctcctcctcctcctcacctcaCTGCCCTGCGTCCCGTCTGTCCACAAAACCCTCTCAGGGGGAGGTGAGGCTCTTGCTGGCTGTGGGCCCAGGCCCATTAGCTCCAGCCTGGCAGCCATGTGCTCATCACTAGAGTTGATTACATCCAGCCAATGACACCACTCTAATGCATCATTAATGATTGATTAACGAGCTGAGCTCAGCCCAAACGGGTGCATTTATGTGGAAGAACACCCTGTAATGGCTGCACAAGGCTTGCATCTGCTGTTTCCCAGCATGTCTCCTGTGTGAgatcatatgtgtgtgtgtgtgcttcagtTTGTGTCTTTCATCTAATCAGTCCTTCTCTCGTCCTTTTTCATAGGCTGTGTGAGGAACCTGCAGACTCGCTTAAATAAAGTGGCTGAGGAGGTGACTGCTGGGTAGCGGGATGGCCGGGCGGGGGCTTCTTGCCCCTCTCCCTCTATTTTTGCTTCTTCTCCTGCTTGAAGTCCTTCCAGAGGCCAGTGGCTCTGGCTACCTGTCCGGATATCGCCTCAGGTCCCGTTTGCAGAGGGACCGCCACATCCGAAATGTGCGACCAAACATCATTCTCATCCTCACGGATGATCAAGACATAGAACTGGGTAAGCGGGGTTTCCTTTATGCAGTgaaacagatgtttgttttgctttgaaatCCCGTAGGATGAATATTCTGTCCGTGTATTCAACTGCGTTCACAAAGAAAGTCAGCCCAATGCAGTCTTTTGGCAACGTCACAGCTGGCTCATTCAAGCCTGCATGTACCAACTCTGTTGCTGGCATGACATGAGGAAGGCCTATTGCTGTTATTGTCTGTTTGCCAACCCCTGGTCACAGCGCTACTGGCTCATGTCATTTAGTAACACATTGGGCTGAAGTGGCTGCATAATGGCCTCTGTGACATCCTTTGTCCTCATCTGATCATGGGTGAGAAGACTCCCACTGAAAAGCTGGAATTTATGGTCAGGCATCTGTTTCCCCAAAACAATCCTAGTCCCTCTGAAAAGCTTTAGAAAACAGAGTCTAAGTGGGTTTCCCTTAAGCACAAAGATGTATTTCCTCCTTTtcctttgacttttcttttacttttataatCTCGCAGACAATTTGAGCCTCACTTAGTCTGTACAGCCTATCATTTTTGGTAATTTAGATCCCCTTATATTCCTCAGCCACTCACTTCTCTCAAAATGCTTTATACTCCCCCTCCCCAGTGACCCCTTATTTTTAGATGTTGCCCTTTAACTCTTACCCTGCAATCCCCTCATCTAAATGCCCCTTTTTCTTCCTTATACTTTCCTTTCCTCCCAGGCTCCATGCAAGCCATGAACAAAACAAGGCACATCATGGAAAAGGGAGGTACGCATTTTTTAAACGCTTTCTCAACCACACCCATGTGCTGCCCGTCCCGCTCCACCATTCTGACAGGGAAGTATGTGCACAACCACCACACTTACACAAACAACGAGAACTGCTCCTCGCCCTCGTGGCAGGTGCACCACGAGCCTCACACCTTTGCTGTGCACCTCAACAACTCTGGCTACAGGACAGGTGAGCACAGCCAGGCCCAGCATACACTTCTAGTCTTAGGTTTACCAGATACAAAGGAAAACTGTGAAAACTGCAACACATTGTTTGCATCTTTCCCACACAGCCTTTTTTGGAAAGTATCTGAATGAGTACAATGGCTCCTACGTGCCTCCTGGATGGAAGGAGTGGGTGGCGTTGGTGAAAAATTCTCGCTTTTACAACTACACCCTCTGCAGAAATGGAGTACGGGAGAAACACAGCGGTGATTACAGAAAGGTACTGATGCACTCTTTTCCCTTAAAGGCTATACCCTCCTATTTTGCTGgagaaataaagtgtttttaaagattttttctttctatttgcaATTCAAGTTCATTCCAGATTGCACATTCTGTTTTAGATAAGCAAATGGAAAAGacaacttttttaatttctgaaactaaatgtccaaaaaatagataaataaataaaataaaaaaacagttctggGTTTCTGATGAGTAGCTTCGGTTAAAGActtactccaataaaaattgtgtttgttttttttaacatgtttttgtagtatttttctcatgatggatatgtttctgagtatttctttattcaaatcatggggaatcagcagcagacaaaaaaatgcaatcggaaaaagcttgtagttattTCATATAAACTACAATTGCCAGGCAACACGCTCCTCACgtcactccattctgatgcatccaagtgttcgttttccttgtctgagttgCCATCATGGCTCAAAGCTGTAGGACTGGAAAACTcaaatattgcttgccatttttgttgcacttgtaatgttagcttggggttgtgaggggctggacgctagcagaagagagtgtaaacaaagggacaATGGGAAGTGAGTGCatgcttactctgcgccaacagtcctgcccacaatttccaatgaactactgttgctctgcagagactatgtccaagaaaggaacacaggttgtttttttttttcattttggctaaaaatggcacaatcatagttaaaagaccaccatTATAAACGCTTTTaggatagatcaaaagatgactggagtggggtTTTAAAACAATGAGTACATTACACAAAAAGTCAAggtgcacaaaaaaaaataggtttgaTTCACCTTGACAAACATGTTAGAAAAAGGAAGTAGGTGTCGGGAAAAAGTATAATGTTGTCTGATGTGAGGTAATGTGCTGTTTGGACtgccctacaaaataaaaggtttgtgATGCAAGGCAAAGAGATGCTGTTCAGATTTCTGATGTGAGGGGGCGACCGGCCATCCAGATTTTTTTACTGGATAGTTCACTGCAAGGTTATACAACGCCGTTTGGACTTTATGTGTTATTTTGCTAAAAGCTTTACCTGACCACACTTTCCTTCACAATGTAACCTGCTGACTGCCTCCCGGACAATGTTTGCATGTTCCACAGGACTACCTGACGGACATCATAACCAACGACAGCATCAACTACTTCCGCATGTCGAAGAGGATGTACCCTCACCGTCCCGTCATGATGGTCTTGAGTCATGTTGCTCCTCATGGTCCAGAGGACTCTGCCCCACAGTACAGCTCTGCCTTTCCCAATGCATCACAGCACATGTAAGGCTACCAGATACACTCAGAAGACCAACAAATGAGTCAACCTTAGAGACCTCAGACTTTTGCAGGTTCTGGGATAGAGTAATTATGCATGCACATAAAAGAAAGAGGGAATGTTAGATATAACTCCTCTTGCTTCTTTGTGTAGACTCATGTCAGGGGACACGATCCTTTTCACCTGACCCAGGATGGCGCAGATTTATTTATCTCATCTGGTCTCAGTGCCTGCAGAGGGATGTTAGCAGTCATCCTGCCAGTTCATTTGGCTCATGTCATGTTTACATAAGTGTTACTACAGTAATGATCCATGCTAGATCAAAAAGGGGCATGAATGATGTATGTTTAATGCATATATAATGAATTAGATTCATGGGCACGCACAAGCCCTCTCCCTTCACCCTCTGGCTCTTTCCGTAGCCCCAATTGGATAGCCAATCCGGCTAGTTGATGTTAAATCAGTTGCTGCATCTGAGGCCTGGGCTGCAGTTTCAAGCCCGTCATTCACACACTCACCCTGCTACATGGCATCCCACCAGCATCTTTACGCTATGCCTTTATATTTTTTGGAAGATTAATTCAACAAAGTTTTAATTGCGTTCTCCCTCTCAGTAAATGTGTTCTTCCACTGTGATTTTAATGCCTTTTCtggttcatttttttcactcCATCTCCTTCTGTCCTCATGGCCCAGATGAGGAATGCGTTGCAGTGAAAGTCCTTCACTGCTCTGGGAATGAACCACCTTTGTGCACTTCTTTACTCCGCTGtagagctgcagcagatttgGCTTGTATGAGTCAAATCGATCCAGTGAAGCCCTGAAGTCAGCTGTTTTCCAAATATCAGTTAAAAATTGATCCATCAATCAGGCTGAGAAGGCTTTTGATAGAAACACTTTGAGTTTCGTGTGGTTTATGTGGGCCACAGTTTGATAATGCATGAACTGCCTTTATTGTGCTTtggtaaaaaaacatgaaagtacTTGCAGGAACATTACTGCAAATTCCAAATCTGACTCAACACATTGCACTATATTTCATCCAAACATTTTACGACTTTTGATGTGTACTTTCAGACAAAGTAATAACAATGCAAAGCTTCTTTTCAAagagcatcttttttttcacttctggAGAACCCCCAGCTACAACTACGCCCCAAACCCAGACAAGCATTGGATCCTCCGTTACACAGGACCCATGAAGCCGGTCCACATGCAGTTCACCAACATGCTTCAGCGCAGGAGGATGCAGACTCTGCTGTCTGTGGATGACAGTGTGGAAAAGGTGATTTGACACCCGTACACACCttaccacacacaaacacaatccaGTCTCAGCTTCTGGTCCTGGAAGATTTGCACTTGTTCTGACTGGGACAGGGTAATGAAGTCTCTTACAGACTTAATTAAGCTTTGTCCTCTGCAGGTCTACAACATGTTGCTGGAGACTGGAGAATTGGACAACACCTACATCATTTACACCTCAGACCACGGTTATCATATTGGGCAGTTTGGTCTGGTGAAGGGCAAATCAATGCCGTATGAGTTTGATATTCGCATCCCGTTTTATGTACGAGGACCTGATGTGGAGCAAGATGCCATGTGAGTCACCCAGACTGTtcttttgtctcatttggtaTTCTGATGTGAAAATCTTCTGCTGTCTGCTGAATATATTGAAGCTCAGATATTTTTCTCTGGATGTGATGCAATAACCCTGTGTCAATGCTAATGCATTTATTCCATACTAAAATGCgctgttttcctgcagcaaTCCCCACATCGTCTTAAACGTTGACCTTGCGCCGACTCTGCTGGACATGGCTGGCCTTGACATTCCTGCAGAAATGGATGGCAAGTCCATCTTGAAGCTGCTGGCCACAGACCGCCCAGTCAACAGGTAAACACCTTTTTCTACAACACTTCCTAAATAACAGTCAGTATTAACAATCAATGAGTCAATCTTGATTAacctgaacattttattttgcacaaGAAGACtcaaatttttgtttgttttctgtttttttatgtgtgtgcatAATGACAGTTCTGAGAATATGTTTTCCCTCCACATGCATGATTGTCACATTGTTTTCCTTTATATTCCAGGTTCCAGttgaacagaaaaagtaaaacatggcGAGACTCCTTCCTGGTGGAAAGAGGGTGTGTTTTATTGACTGACCTTTTAAAAGACAGGTTCTCATTCCAGGCATTGTTTTCTCTCCACATCAATCTCTTTGTCggtgtctttttctttctgggCTATCAGGAAGCCTCCACACAAGAGAACTGATGGGAAGGAAATGGCCCAAGAAGAGAACTTCCTACCAAAGTACCAGAGGGTCAAGGATTTGTGTCAGAAAGCGGAGTACCAGAGCTCCTGCCAGCAGCCAGGACAGGTATTTGGCCTGCAAGAGTTAAAGAAAGAGAGGTTATTAAAAATTCATGGGAACAAAAGAGAGTAAAGCCAAATCTGGGGATCATTTAGAACTCAGTAAAATATGCAGGTACTGCACTCTTGAGGTTCATTTTAACTTTctgttttcttactttttctagTTGGTGTGCACATTTGAAAAGAATGTATAGCTTgttggaaacctgtgaattatGAATTCTGGATTAGAGCTGTCATACCAGTGGTTCTCAACACCACCACAAGATGAAAATcagtttttggtgattttaacatgttcttgtggcatttttctgatgtttgagGAGATATAtacaaaattaagcttaaaaatgcatttctgagtattgctttaatcaaattgctgtgaatcaggcttgtagttgttatgtacaaactacaacactgtgccacaagctccctgctccactccattccgatgcatccacttgtagatgactggaTCCATGTGGGTcatcattttcctcgtctgatctgATATCTGTCTCAAATGGTGGTCACCATTTTTGGgtttgtaatgttaggttggagtgtaaggggctgtaagctagtgggagattgtgtaaacagatgggtgacgggaagtgggggtgggctttctccgcaccaacagtcctgccaacaacttagaggcaaatttttaatggactgctgcagctttacaaaaactattttcaatatggctaaaaacggcataagcatagttaaaagaccactgggaatgcttttacaatagatcaaaagattatttgAGTGGAGCTCAAAGCACAGATATTTCTGAATAATTTTCTTGAGAGAAATGTTTAATCTTATTAAGTCTGaaaccattttctgttttgctttagaAATGGCAGTGTGTGGAGGACCCGACTGGCAAACTGAGGCTTTATAAGTGCAAGGGCATGGCAGGACTCTTTGCCCCCCGCATGCAGGCTCTGATGGCCAGCAGTGCCTCCCAGCTGTCTCTCACAATCAGCTCTGACGGATGTTCCTGTGGTGACATCAGCTTCAAGACATCCATCCTGAAAAAGAAAGGGCTGCTCAACAAAAAGAGTAAGTTCTTCTTTAGACACAGAATCAAAGAGTGACTCGGTGGGACCATAAACATTTTGCAGCTTGGTGTCAACTAATGGCTCTGGGAGTAAGCGGGAGTAAAGCTTTTGCGGTGGTGGGAGTaaggcttgggggggggggggtcaacagGGTGATTGGGTCACTGTTAAACAAAGTAGCCACAGTGAGAAAGAAGTTGTTCTTGTAGTGGGGGTCCTGATCCAATTAGACTGAGTTTTACACTGCATGTCCAGGATGGGAGGGGGTCGGTTGATGTCCTGCCTGCATGTCTCCTGATCTGAAAGACGGACGGGCTGCATGAGGGATGAGAGACTGCAGCCATTCACCttctctgcagagctgatgACAGACTGCAGCTTGGTCTTGTTCCTGGCAGTTGCtacagaaaccaaaatgtattaaaagttGTGTGGATGGGTTGGATGATGGTCATGTAAAAGGTCACTGCTCCTCCCTCCAATGCTGTCATTCCTGTTGATATCAATAGATGTGGATGTTTCTGTTTgttatttcacaaaaacacaaattctttgAAACAGCCTAGTTGGCAGCTGCAAAATGGGCCACTCTCATCTTATAACCACATTTAAGACAAACAGCACAGACCAGTGCTGCCATCAAGTGGACAGCAAGCGCAAATGCACACGTCTATAATGATTGAATATTGAAagcaacaaagacaaaaatttatgcaaaatgtaaaagtaatgcATAGAGTATTCACATGTGTAATTCACAAAGCATTGCTCCTCTGTCCTTTTAATCAGAGATGAAATCCATCAAGACTTTGTCAAGGAAGCGATCTGCCCGCTCTGCTCTGTATGAGCTGGGTGGAGATTTGTATGCAGTTGATCTTAAAGAGACCTACCGACCCGGTGGGCTCAGGAACAGCAGCTGGACCAGAAACAGGTGGAGAATAGCAGGGAATGAAGACGACCCTGAAGAAATCA
The nucleotide sequence above comes from Oryzias latipes chromosome 5, ASM223467v1. Encoded proteins:
- the LOC101162832 gene encoding extracellular sulfatase Sulf-2 isoform X1, with translation MAGRGLLAPLPLFLLLLLLEVLPEASGSGYLSGYRLRSRLQRDRHIRNVRPNIILILTDDQDIELGSMQAMNKTRHIMEKGGTHFLNAFSTTPMCCPSRSTILTGKYVHNHHTYTNNENCSSPSWQVHHEPHTFAVHLNNSGYRTAFFGKYLNEYNGSYVPPGWKEWVALVKNSRFYNYTLCRNGVREKHSGDYRKDYLTDIITNDSINYFRMSKRMYPHRPVMMVLSHVAPHGPEDSAPQYSSAFPNASQHITPSYNYAPNPDKHWILRYTGPMKPVHMQFTNMLQRRRMQTLLSVDDSVEKVYNMLLETGELDNTYIIYTSDHGYHIGQFGLVKGKSMPYEFDIRIPFYVRGPDVEQDAINPHIVLNVDLAPTLLDMAGLDIPAEMDGKSILKLLATDRPVNRFQLNRKSKTWRDSFLVERGKPPHKRTDGKEMAQEENFLPKYQRVKDLCQKAEYQSSCQQPGQKWQCVEDPTGKLRLYKCKGMAGLFAPRMQALMASSASQLSLTISSDGCSCGDISFKTSILKKKGLLNKKKMKSIKTLSRKRSARSALYELGGDLYAVDLKETYRPGGLRNSSWTRNRWRIAGNEDDPEEISGNGIAAKPTSSNSLTPPAGLKVTHRCSILMNATVKCDGGLYKSLQAWKDHKLHIEHEIETLQTKIKNLREVKGHLKKVRPEECQCNASSYLFKNKDMFGLKAAQMHSLRMPSKQKTQWLQKEQKRRKKLRKFLKRLQNNDTCSMPGLTCFTHDNHHWQTAPFWTMGPFCACTSANNNTYWCLRTINDTHNFLFCEFATGFLEYFDLNTDPYQLINAVSTLDRNALNSMHQQLMDLRGCKGHKQCNPEKGGKERDHFSEYRPVHRRKKPKVKKPSSKSLGKIWEGWVG
- the LOC101162832 gene encoding extracellular sulfatase Sulf-2 isoform X2: MAGRGLLAPLPLFLLLLLLEVLPEASGSGYLSGYRLRSRLQRDRHIRNVRPNIILILTDDQDIELGSMQAMNKTRHIMEKGGTHFLNAFSTTPMCCPSRSTILTGKYVHNHHTYTNNENCSSPSWQVHHEPHTFAVHLNNSGYRTAFFGKYLNEYNGSYVPPGWKEWVALVKNSRFYNYTLCRNGVREKHSGDYRKDYLTDIITNDSINYFRMSKRMYPHRPVMMVLSHVAPHGPEDSAPQYSSAFPNASQHITPSYNYAPNPDKHWILRYTGPMKPVHMQFTNMLQRRRMQTLLSVDDSVEKVYNMLLETGELDNTYIIYTSDHGYHIGQFGLVKGKSMPYEFDIRIPFYVRGPDVEQDAINPHIVLNVDLAPTLLDMAGLDIPAEMDGKSILKLLATDRPVNRFQLNRKSKTWRDSFLVERGKPPHKRTDGKEMAQEENFLPKYQRVKDLCQKAEYQSSCQQPGQKWQCVEDPTGKLRLYKCKGMAGLFAPRMQALMASSASQLSLTISSDGCSCGDISFKTSILKKKGLLNKKKMKSIKTLSRKRSARSALYELGGDLYAVDLKETYRPGGLRNSSWTRNRWRIAGNEDDPEEISGNGIAAKPTSSNSLTPPAGLKVTHRCSILMNATVKCDGGLYKSLQAWKDHKLHIEHEIETLQTKIKNLREVKGHLKKVRPEECQCNASSYLFKNKDMFGLKAAQMHSLRMPSKQKTQWLQKEQKRRKKLRKFLKRLQNNDTCSMPGLTCFTHDNHHWQTAPFWTMGPFCACTSANNNTYWCLRTINDTHNFLFCEFATGFLEYFDLNTDPYQLINAVSTLDRNALNSMHQQLMDLRGCKGHKQCNPEKGGKERDHFSEYRGKIWEGWVG